In Insulibacter thermoxylanivorax, the DNA window CATCCGCTGATCGATGACGTGGTCCTCTATGTTGATCGTGAACAGCCGGTGCTTTTCCGTACCGGATACCGCCTTCCGACGGAGGAGGAGATCGATCTATACCGCGGGCTGCTCAGCGATCGGCGGCATGTCTACTGGCAGTATGAGCTTGCGGACATCGCCGCGCAGGAGGAAGCGTCACCGCATGCTTATGCAGCGAATAAGATCCGCCTCGTGCACAAAGTACCAGGCGAAAGCTCACCCCGTTTCGGGATCTTAACGGTCACGGTCAAGGCGGATAAACTGGTCAACCTGCTGAAGACGATGACACCGTATAATGAAGGAATTACCTTCTTGATGGATCGGGACGGTTATGTCATCGCAAGCGATTCACCGCAGGGCGGGCAGGATGTGCATCACGCGCTGCGAGCGTCGATCCTCGCCCATAGGGAGAACGGGCAAGGGGAAGGCCGGGGGACCTTCTTGTGGGACTGGAGCGATATGACCTATTCCGTCTCCTATGGGAGTATGAAGCGGATCGAAAGCGATTGGACTTATGTCTCCGCTGCACCGCTCACCGCGATCACTTCCCCCGTAATCAGGCTGTCCAATATCATCATCACCGTCAGCTTGTCGGTCCTGTTGCTGGGTCTCTTGCTCTCCTGGGTCGCCTCGAATTGGATCTATATGCCGATTCGCCGGCTGCTCACTAAGATGACGGTTGATGCGGATACGGAACTGGAGAAGCTCGATGAATTCCAGTTTCTCGAGAGCCAGTGGAGCAGTCTCGCCGACCAGCGGCTTATCTTGGAGAGGCGGCTGAATGAACAGCTGCATAACCTGCGCAACAGCTTCTTGTTACAGCTGATCCAAGGGCATCTTTATGCTTATTCGGAAGGGGATCTGCACAGGCAGATGGAACGCTACGGCTGGAAAGTCGATCAGCATCGCTATTACATCCTGCGCTTCCAATTAACGGGGTTTGACAGTTTGAAGGGGCGTTTCTCAGCGGGGGATGAAGCCTTGGTGACCTTCGTGGCTTTCAATATCATCGAGGAGCTTGCGGCGGAGACTTTCCAGCAATTCGGCGTGATGAACTTCCATGATCTGTCCGTGGCGATGTTCCTGCTCTCCCATATCGATGAAGAGGAGCGGGAGAAACTGCGCGTCTTCGGTGACCGTGCGGCGCAGCAGATCCACAAGCTCCTCGGCTTGAATGTGACGATTACGGTCTCCCGCGCCATCGATTATCTGCGCGAGACCCCGGAAGCCTATATGGAAGTGGAGCGATTCTCGGGCTATCGCAAGTTCTCTAATCAGTACCAGTTTATCCGCATCGACGAGATCCCGGCGGACTCCATCGCCGAGGATACGGGGGGCTACCCCTTCGCCAAGGAACAGGATATCCTGCAGGCGCTGCGAAGCGGCAAACAGGGAGAAGCGGAGAAGCTCGTGGCTCAGTTCCTCGACGAGCTGCTGGCGCGCCAGGATACGGAGATCTATGTCCAGCAAGGCATGCTGCAGCTTCTGGGCAGCATCCAGCATATGATCTTGCAGTCGGGGATTAATATCTTTCGTTTGTATGAGGGTGAAAATCTGTTCGAACATCTCTCGCAGATCCGCGAGCCCAATAAGATGCTGACCTGGATGCAAAAACGCGTCATCCGCCCTTACATAGAGGAACGGGAGTCACGGGCCAGTCGTCAGTTGAAGGAAATCGTGGATCAAACGGTGGATTATATCCATGAGAACTATATGAATGATATCTCCCTCGACGAGTGCGCGGAGCGGGTGGGGACGAACTCCTACACCTTAAGCCGCTTGTTCAAACAGACGACGGGTGTGAACTTTATTGATTATGTCACGAATATTCGGATCGAGAAGGCGAAGGAACTGCTCCTGCATCCGAATAAACGGATCAATGAGATCGCAGCCGAAGTCGGTTATCAGCAACGGTACTTCAATCGGATCTTCAAGAAGCATGTCGGCGTTACCCCCGGCCAATTCCGCGAGATTTCGCTGCAAGCGGTTGAGCAGAGCAAAAATTGAAACACCGTCCAAAAAAGTACCATAGCCCATGCAAAGCCTTGTTTATCAAGGCTTTTTGCTTTGCAAAATTGTCTAATTGAAAACGCTCACATCATCATCCCATACTAAAAGTAACAGCTCACCGTGCGGGCAGCTTACGAGCAGCTTGCGGGCAGACGAGCTGAATACGACGGACAGAATGGGAGAGAGCGGATGGATACCACAATCAATGCTGTTTCGGACATCGCAGAGAGCAAACAGGCTCACCCTTCCTCCCCCGAGATCAAGAAGAAGAAATCGCGGTGGGCGAAATTCAAAAAGGATCTGTGGCTGTATATCTTACTGTTTCCTGGGTTGGTATACTTCATCATCTTCAAGTATCTGCCCATGTGGGGCGTCGTCATCGCCTTCCAGGATTACAGTCCGTTCTTAGGCGTGTTCGGGAGCAAATGGGTTGGGTTTGAGCACTTTCGACATTTTTTTTAACAACCCTGATTTCTTTAGATTATTGCGCAACACGTTGATCCTGGCCGTGTATGACCTCGTATTCTTCTTCCCAGCGCCGATCATCGCGGCCCTTCTGCTGAATGAAGTGCGCGTCGGCATCTTCAAGCGGGTCGTGCAGACGGCGATCTATGTGCCGCACTTCATCTCGATGGTGATCGTCGCGAGTATGACCTATGTCTTCTTAACGACGAACGGCGGCGTCATCAACGAACTGATACAGCTGATAGTCGGCAAGAAGATCAACTTCCTGGGAGATCCCGCATGGTTTCGGCCGCTGATCATCCTGCAGATCATGTGGAAGGAAACTGGCTGGGGGACGATCATCTTCCTTGCTGCATTGGCATCTGTAGACGTGGAGCAGTACGAAGCAGCTATCGTCGACGGCGCTACCAGATGGCAGCGGTTATGGTATATCACCCTGCCCGCGATCAGCAGCACGATCGTTATCCTGCTCATCCTGCGTCTCGGCAACTTCCTGGATACGGGATTCGAGCAGATCTTCCTGATGACGAACTCCTTGAACCGGTCGGTGGCGGATGTTTTTGATACTTATGTGTACTTTGTCGGGATTACCCAAGGAGCATTCAGCTACAGTACAGCGGTTGGACTGTTCAAATCCGTAGTCGGCATCATCTTGATCTACGGCAGTAACTACTTCGCGAAGAAGCTCGGCCATGAAGGAATTATATAGGGAGAGGAGCACCGGCATGAATACTAGCAAATATGATTCTTTTGGCGAACGCGTCTTTGATGTCTTCAACTACTTCTTCCTGACCTTATTCGCGCTGGTTACGGTGTTGCCGTTCGTGTATATCATCGCAGGGTCCTTTGCAACGGAGGTCGAGCTGATCGAGCGGAAGTTCTTCCTGTTCCCAAGAAATCCTTCGATAAATGCCTATCAATATATCTTCTCTTCTGACACGATCTTCAGAAGTATCATGAACTCGGTGTACATCACCGTCACAGGTACCCTGACGAATCTGGCCTTCACCTTGACGATGGCTTACTCCTTATCCAGGAAGGATCTGATGGGCCGCAACTTCTTCATGAACATGGTGATCTTCTCCATGCTGTTCAGCGGCGGGATGATCCCCGGGTACCTTGTAGTAAGGGAATTGGGCCTGCTGAACACGTATGCAGCAGTCATCCTGCCCGGAGCGATCAGCGCCTTCAACTTGATCGTCATCAAGAACTTCTTCCAGAACCTGCCTGCAGGTCTGGAGGAGGCAGCGAGAATCGACGGCTGTTCAGACTTCGGCGTATTCTGGCGCATCGTGCTGCCGCTGTCGAAGCCGATCATCGCAACCTTCGGTTTGTTCTACGCCGTCGGCCACTGGAATAACTTCTTCTCCGCCTTGCTGTACTTGAATGACAACAAGATGTGGCCGCTCCAGGTGATGCTGCGGGAGATCGTAATGTTATCCCAGATGGCTGCAGGCGACATGAGTGCGATGGATCCTGAATTCGTCGAACCGCCGGATCAGGCGATTAAGATGGCGGTCATCGTCGTCGGTACAGTGCCGATCTTATGCGTCTATCCGTTCCTGCAGAAGCACTTCGCCAAGGGTGTCCTGCTCGGTTCGATCAAGGGCTGATCCGATCAATATGGAGCAATCGGTAAGTATATTGCGCGAATCTGCAGGTATGCAGGGTTATGGCTTGGTTTAGATATCACCATCCGGTGATTATCTAATATATCAATATCGATAAAGGAGGACACTTGAACATGAAGGGGAAACATTGGTCCCGCCCATTAGCTGCTCTGCTCATCGCAGTGATTATGGTCATCACTGCCGCATGCTCCGGCGGTTCGGGCAATGGTTCGAGCAGCAGCAATAACAATCAGCCAACTGCTGATACAGGGGGAACAAACGCGAACAATCAGGCTAAGCCGGAACCCAAAGAAGAGCCGCTCAAGCTCAGCATCATGGTTCCTGCGTTCAGCACGGAACTGCCGGATAAGAGCAGTCCGGTATGGCAGCAGCTTGAAGAGTACACCAATACGGAGCTCGAGATTCTGTGGACTCCGAACAGTTCTTATCCGGATAAGATGAACATCACGCTGGCGAGCGGCGACCTGCCGACGATCATGAACGTAAGCAAGGATCCGAGCGTGATCAGCGCTGCGCGCAACGGCGCATTCTGGGAAGTGGGTCCGCACTTGAAGGACTATCCGAATCTGAGCCAAGCGCATGAAGTGGTTCTCAACAATACGTCGATCGACGGTAAGATCTACGGCGTCTATCGTGCCCGCACCCTTGGCCGCATGGGTGTCACTTACAACATGGTGTGGCTGGAGAACCTTGGTCTAGAGCCGGCCAAAACCATTGATGAGTTCTACAACATCTTGTACCAGTTCACTTACGGCGACCCGGACAGGAACGGCAAGGATGATACCTACGGCATGACGATCACGAAGTACACCGGTCCGTGGGATATCATGCAGGTGTGGTTCGGCGCGCCGAACAAATGGGGCGAGGATGAGAACGGCAAGCTGATCCCGGATTTCATGACGCCGGAATATCGCGAAGCGCTGAAATTCTTCCGCAAGATCTATGAGGAAGGTCTTGTGAACGAGGACTTCGCGGTCATGGACCCGGCGGTGTGGAACGATCCGTTCATCAACGGCAAGAGCGGAGTATTCGTAGACGTTGCGGACAACGCACGCCGTCTAAACAACAGCATGCAAGACAAAGAGCCTAGAGATAAGCCGTATACCGGCGTGTTCCAGGCTCCGGTAGGTCCGAAGGGCCATCGCGATCTGCCGACATCCGGTTGGTCCGGCATGTTCGTGATCAGCAAGTCCAAGGTGAAGACGGAAGAGGAACTGCATCGTGTGCTTGAATTCCTCGACAAACTGAACGATGTCGAGATGAAGCTGCTCCTCGGTTACGGCATCGAAGGACGTCACTATGACATGGTTAACGGCTACGTCGTACCGAGAGAACTCGATGCAAGCTTAAAGAAAGAAATCGAAGGCTTCAACCAGCTCCTGATGTTCTTGGGTGAGCCGGAGCCCGGCTATGAAGAAACCGAGATCAACAAGATGATCAATAAGGTGTGGGAAGCCAACGAGAAGATCGTCGTCGGCAACCCGGCTGAACCGCTCGTCTCCGAGGTTTACGGCCGCGTCGGTCAGCAGCTGGACAACATCATCGGTGACGCGCGCATCCAATACATCGTGGGTCAGATCGATGATGGAGGATTCGACGCTGCGATCGATCTATGGATGAGAAGCGGCGGTGAAGAGTACATCAAGGAGATTAACGAACTGTACGAAGCAGCCAAGAATGGTTAATCCCGCTTCGTCAGCTGTTCAGCCTTATATAAGTTCATAACGGACAGTGCAGCGCTCGCTGCACTGTCTATTCCTTCTAATCAGCTTTCATTTAAACTTGGACGGAGGTTGTGCATGTGAACCCCTGTGAACCGATCCTGCTCGGCACGATCGATATCAGTCAAGCCGGCGTGCGGACGAAGATGCTGCTCGGCGACCTGGATGCTGATGGACGCATGGAGATGGTCATGGTGCAGGCGGACGGCGGCATCGATGACCGCTATGTCCCCCATCAGGTGCAGTGTCTCACCGCTTATGATCTGGATGGGAATCTCCTGTGGCAGGTTGGTGAGCCCGATGAGCAGGCGGGCGGTCCGGGATCGGATTATCCGGCACAGATCTATGATATCGACGGGGATGGTTATCCCGAAGTGCTCTGCGTCATGAACCAAACCTTCTTGATCCTTGACGGCCGCGACGGTTCACTCAAACGGTCCTATCCCCTTCCTGGTGAGGAAGCCCATGATTGCATCCTCATCTGTAATCTAAGGGGGCTGGAGTACCCGCAGGATATCATCCTCAAGGACCGCTACCGCAAGTTATGGGCGCTGGATCGGGACTTCAACCTGCTGTGGACCTATGAGGGCAATCCCGGCCATTATCCATGGGCATATGATCTTGACGGGGACGGCCGCGATGAGATTATGGCAGGATATGATCTCATCGATCATGACGGCGTGAAGCTGTGGAGCTGCAAGGATCTGACCGGTCACGCCGACAGCGTATGGATCGGCGATGTGGACGGCAATCCGGAGAGCGGCATGGAGATCGTCATCGGCGGCAGTGTTACGGTGATGTATGATGCGGCGGGGCGGGAGATCTGGCGATATGAGGGTTCGATTGAATCGCAGCATATCGCGCTGGGCCGGTTCCGCGAGGATCTGCCGGGATTGCAGATCGCCGGGCTTGATCGGATCAGCCGCGGCGACGGCCGAAACCGCGGCAGCGGCAAGGACGGCATGTTCCTGCTGGATGCCGAGGGACGTGAAGTGTGGAAGGAGGACCGCCGGACGAGCGGGTGGCTGACGATCATCGAGACGCTTCGCCATTGGGATGACGGGATGCTGGATTATATCTTAGCGTATCGGCGGGGCGGCGGCGTCATGCCGACGATCTACGATGGTTATATGCATCCCGTCGCCGTTTTCCCCGTGGATGGTTATGTTGCCCATGCAGATCTGCTGGGCAGCGGCTGCACGCAGGTGATCATCTATGATCATGAGAAGGCTTGGATCTATGGCACAAGGCCGCTCGATCTGTCGCGCAAACGGCCGGGCCTTGCGTTGAAGCAGAGCAAGCGCCTGTACAGCTCAACCCTGTATCCCGGCGGGGAATACGGGCCGGAATACTAATGGAGCAGATCTGCCTAATGATGTATATCCGTTCATTCTATTAATCTATATGATATGACAAAGCGATGAACAGAACGAGAGAGGAGCAGTGAACAAGATGGCTTATTTCCCTCCAGAACACAGCAGTTATCGTGTCTATCACGGCGATGTTGCAGATACCCTGCAGTTGATCGCGAACCGCTATATCGGTAGTCAGCCGAAGCATCCCTGGGTGTTCCGGGCAAGTCACCGCGGCGCTTTCAAGCGTAATATCGATTACCGGTATGAGTTTGACTTCGTGGAGAAGTTTCCCGAGATCCGCGATGGGCAGTTCGTCTATGCCTGGGCGAAGCTCTGGTCGGATCAGGAGGCGGAGCTGCCCTTCAGCGTGAGCTGCTTCGGTCCGGTTCGCGTCTATGTGAACGGGGAACTGGCCTTTAAGTCGAATATCCAAGAGGATGTCTTCCCGGATCAGCGCAGCTGGTTCCGCCAGAAGCTGCAAGCGGGATGGAATCACTTCGTCCTGCAGTTCGAGAAGACGGGCACGGGCTGCGGCGGGCATTTTGGGACAGGATCGATCAAGGGATTGCCGCTGCATTTTGTCACGGCGTCGGCAGAGCGGGACGGGCAAGAGGGGTGGCTCTACACTGAGCCGCTGGATGAACGCCTCGCTGAGCTGCCGGGTGAAGGGACGACGGAGGCGGATGACCCGGTGCGCTGGCTGCCGCAGGCGGCTTGGGAGGAAGCAGAGCTTCGCCGCGGCGTGTTCGGCCGGTTGTTCGCTGATGAAGAGGGCGAGGTCGCTTATGCTTGGACGAAACTGGTGAATCAGCGTCCCGACGGCGCGGCGGTGGAGATCGCCGGTGAGCACAGGGGTGCGCTTACGGTGTATCTGAACGGTAAGGAGGTGTACCGCTCCGCATCGGACAGCGGCAATTACCGCATCACTGTTCCTTGCGGATACGGCGTGCATGATCTTCTCGTCCGCTCTGAGCGGCCGGCCGATGATGCTAAGTGGGATCATGAGCTGCGCATGATCAGCTCCGGCACTGCCCTGCAAGCACCGGTGCTGGTGCACGGATTTGCGGCAGACTGGCTGTACACCGGCGCCTTCCGGAAGGGCAGTGAACCCGCAGCCGCTGATCTATGCCGCTTGGATACCGTCTTTGAAGCGGCGAAGGGCGGCACCTATTGGCGCGTCGATCAGCCGAATACCGTGCTCCGCCCCTTCGTCGAGACGACCCATTACGGCAGATGGAACTATCCGCTCGGCGTGACCTTATACGGGCTGCTCCGGACGGGGCTGAAGCTGGGAAGACAGGACTATGTCGATTATGTGCTCGATCATATCGAGCAGTGTACGGCTTATGAGCAGTACGCGCTCTGGGACAAGGAGCAGTACGGGGGAGCGGGCATCAACCATCAGCTCACGGCGATTGACAGCCTGGATGACTGCGGCTCCTTCGCCGCCACGATGTTGTATGCGATGGAGCAGCGCGAACTGAAGGGGGCGCGGAAGGTTGCGGACCGCATCGCTCACTATATCAGCCATGAACAGTCCCGCCTGGAGGACGGGGCGCTGTACCGCGTCACCGGCAGCACCTTGTTCATGAAGGATACGATGTGGTGCGACGACCTGTATATGAGCACGCCGTTTCTGGCCCGCTACTATGAGCTGACCGGGGATCGGGCATATGTGGATGATGCGGCGAAGCAATTCCTGCTCTATAAGAAGTACCTGTATATGCCTGAGCTGAAGATCATGTCCCATGTCTACGACTTTAAGTTTGACAAACAGAACAAAGTGCCGTGGGGCCGGGGCAACGGCTGGGTGCTGTTCTCCTTGACGGAACTTCTCCGCGTCCTGCCGGAGGATCATGAGGATCGGGACGAACTCCTCACCTTCTTCCGTGAATTGTCGGAGGGCTACCTTGCCTTGCAGGGCGAGAACGGCTTATGGCACCAAGTATTGACGATGCCGGAGTCGTACGAGGAAGCTTCCTGTACGTCGATGTTCATCTATGCCTTTGCCAGAGGCGTGCGGTACGGCTGGCTGACGAATCCAGAGCCCTATGTGGAGGCGGTCGAACGCGGCTGGGAAGGCTTGGCCCGTTATGCGATCGACGGCGAGGGGAATATCTACGGCGTCTGCCGCGGTTCGGGTTATGCCTTCTCCGCGCTGTACTACAAGGATGACCTGCCGTGGAACCTGAATGATACCCATGGCATCGGAATCGTCATGCTCGCTGGGATCGAGACGTGGCTGCTGAGGGAAGCGCTTAGAAACAGGAACTCGGAACATGGAGAGCGAACTGATCTGTAAGGAGAAGTTATGGTTGTGAGGAAGGTTTGAACTTGAAGCTCAGTGACCGCAGAAGGAGGAACAAGGAGTGGCAGCAACTTATCGCTATGATTTCGGACCGGAGGGAGAACCGGCACAGGAAGGATATATCAAGGTAACGGACAACCAAGCTTATGATACCAAACTGGGATATGGATTCCTCGATCCAAGTCAGGTAACGGCGAAGAAGCGGGAGGAACAGAGCGGGATCGAGGGGGACTTCTGCATCCCCTTCGACTCCGTCTTCGTCGTCGATGTTCCGAATGGCAGCTATATGGTGACGGTGACGATCGGCGATGCCGTCTTGCCGACGGTCACCACATTGAAAGCCGGGACGGGGCATATCGTCTTCCAGAACAAACGGACCGTGCCGGGGCAGTTCATCCGTGAATCCTTCTCCGCTTATGTGCGCAATGGTCAGCTGCGCCTGGCCTTCTCAGGCAAAGCACCGCGCATCAACGCGCTGGAGATCGTACCGGCGCCGCATGCGGTGAAGATCTTCATCGCAGGCGATTCCACGGCGGCAGATCAGCCGGAGGAAGGGTATCCTTATGCCGGATGGGGGCAGATGCTCGGCATGTACTTTAAGCATGATGTGGTGATCGCCAACCACGCTTATTCCGGACGCAGTTCGCGCAGCTTTATCCTCGAGGGAAGGCTCGAAGCGATCAAAGAGGAGATGCAGAAGGATGATTTCCTCTTCATCCAATTCGGACACAACGACCAGAAGAAAGATCCGGAGCGGGGAACGGATCCCCATACGAGCTATGTCGAACATCTGATGCAGTATATCGAAGCAGCGCGAAACACCGGCGCCCATCCGGTGCTGCTGACGAGCGTGCAGCGCAGGTACTTCCATGAGGACGGCACTTTGCAGGATACCCACGGGGAATACTTGACGGCGATGCGCAAACTGGCGGAAGAGCAGCAGGTGCCGCTCATCGATCTGGCGGAGAAGACGAAGAAGCTGTATGAGGAACTGGGACCGGAGCGCTCCAAGTCGCTCTTCATGTGGGGGGCGAAGGGGGAGTTCGAGAACTTCCCGGCTGGTATCCAAGACAATACCCATTTCCAGGAATACGGCGCTGTGAAAATTGCCGGCCTGGTGGCTGAAGGAATCCGCGAGCTGAATCTATGGCCGCTTACGATGTACCTAAGATCATAATCTCTGGAAGGGAGGGGAACGCTGGTCCGGCGTCCCCCTCTTTACTGTGCAGGGATGATCAGGAGCTCTGAACAGGATATGCTTACGGCGTATTCAGCACCTCATGCTGCATCTGCTGCTGGACGAAGCGGCGATAGAGCTCATGCTCTTGCATCAGCTGATCATGGGTGCCTTGGCCGGTGATCACGCCCTTCTCCAAGAACAGAATGTGATCGGCGCCGATTACCGTGGACAGGCGGTGGGCGATGATCAAGGTCGTCCGGCCTCGCATCAAGTGCTCCAGAGCAGACTGGACGAGGGCTTCCGATTGGCTGTCGAGATTGGACGTTGCTTCATCGAGCAGGAGCAGCTTCGGATCGCGCAGCAGCGCCCTGGCGATGGCCAGGCGCTGCCGCTGTCCGCCGGACAGCTTGATGCCGCGTTCTCCGACCTCCGTATCATAGCCGTCCGGGAACTCCTCGATGAAGGCGGCGGCATTGGCTAAGCGCGCTGCTTGGGCGATCTCCTCGTCCGTTACCTCGCGCTCCAGTCCGTAGATGAGATTGCTCCGAATCGTCCCCGCCATGATCGGGCTCTCCTGGGATACGTAGCCGATCCCCCGCCGCCAGGCATGCAGCGGGAGAGCATAGATCGAGGTGCCGCCGAGCAGGATATCGCCGTCCGTCACTTCATAGAATCGTTCCAAGAGCGAGAAGATCGTCGTCTTGCCGGCCCCGCTCGGACCGACGAAGGCGATGGTGCGTCCCGGTGGAATGGTGAAGTCTAGATTGTGCAGTACCTTCTCCTGATCGTAGGCGAAGGATACGCTGCGGAAGGTGATGGGCTGCTTCCAATCCACTCCTTCCTCCTTCCTCTGACTCGGCGGTTCCTGCGATATAGGCCGATCTATGGGTTGATCTATGGGTTGATCTATAGGCTGAACTGAGGGCTGAGTACTTGCGGCCGGTGCGTCGACGAGCTCGATGGCTTCCGTTTCCGTTGCCAGGAGCTCCTGGATGCGTTCCGTGGCGCCCATCGCCTTCTGGAAGGCGGTGAAGAACTGGGCGAGCAAGCTGAACGGCATGACGATCTGGAACATATAGATGATAACAGCGACGAGCGTGCCTGCGGACAGATCGCCGGCGGCTACCCGGGCACCGCCGTAGCCGATGAGCACGACGAGGAGCGCGAGGATGACCGTTGTCATCAGCGGCGAGACGATGGACTGGATCTTCGCTTCCCGCATGCCGAACTTGAACAGGTTACGGATCTTCTGGGCACCGATGCGGCTCTCGATGATCTGCGCGTTATGCGACTTGACGAGGCGGATATCGCTTAACACCCTGCCCAGCGAAGCGCTGAGTGAAGCGAGTTCATCCTGCGTCTGCAGGGAGATGCGATAGACAAGCCCGCCCAGGGGCATCAGGATCAGCAGGGAGATCGGCACGGCGCTCAGCATGATCAGCGTCATCCGCCAATCGATCAGGAACAGGATGACGAGCGCGCCGATGATCGAGATGATGCCTGAGACGGACGTGACGAGATGATGGGCGACGAGGGTCTTGATCGTGTTCGTGTCCTGCGTGACGCGGCTCATCAGTTCGCCGGATTCATGCTTATCGAAGTAAGAAACCTTCAGCTTCAGCACATGATCCCATAAGCGGGTGCGGATGCGGCGAACGAAGGTTTCACCGATATAGGTCATCAGATAGAAGGAGAGTCCGCCGGCCGCCGCCTGCAGGATGAATGCTGCTGTCAGCCAGAGGATCACGCGGTAATCGATGCCGCTGGCTGCAAACTGATCGATCAGATCGCGGGTGAAGATCGGGACGATCAGGCCCCCTGCGGATTCGGCGATGCTTAGTATGAGGGCGGCAATCAAGATCCACTTCGGCGGCATCGCTTCATACAGCATCCGCAGAAATTGCCGCCATTGGCCGGGGTTGTTAGGCTTCATCAGGAATCAGTCCTTTCTTGCGCATATAGTAGTCGCAGGCTTGCATCACCAGCTGTTCTTCCTCGGCGGTGAAGGGCGAGCCGAACAGATCCGGCGTGTTCACCAGCTCTTCCAGCTTCCCGCTCGCTTCTTGCAAGGTATCCCAGTCGCCGCCGATTATTTCCCGGGTCATAGTGAATAGTTCATCGACGAGAAGCTGCACGGCCTCGGATTCCGGCGGGTGCTGCTTGACCGCCTGCTTCATCTGATGGAAGAGAAGGCCGGCTCTCTTATTCCATTCCAGCTCACGGGCTTGGTCGGAGAAGAGCTGCTTGATGTGATTCAGTGTATGTTCCGGGAAGATCTCTGAGAGATAGCTTAGCTGCTTCGGTTCGGTGATGATGCTCTGAATGATGAAGGAGAGCACCTGCGGATCGAGCGTCTCCTCGGTCTCAAGCAGTTCCAAGGCGTGATCGAGGGCTTTGATCACTTGATCCAGGGAGGCGCGCTTCTGAAGCATCGCTTGTTTCTGCAGCAAGAGATTTTGCTTCAAACTGCGAGGCTTATGGAGCATCATCGCGCGAATCTCTTCTAAGGAGAAGCCGAGATACTTGTAAGCCAAGATCTCTTGCAGGACGACGAGATCATCCATCTTATAGGATCGGCGGCCGGATTCGCTGACGAAGCTGGGCTTCAAGAGGCCCTTTTCTTCATAGAAGCGCAGCGTCCGCTGGCTGACGCCCGTCATCTTGGCAAATTCACCGATGGACATGGCTTTATTCACTGGAATCACCCCTTGCTGCTATTGTAGAACTTAACGTAACGGAAGAATCAATACCCAATCGATACAAAAACACAGTGGATCGAGTGAATATGGCGTGACATTTGTCATCGAGCACTTATAAAACACTCTAGTATAATAAATCAATCGTAAGTATCATAGGAATTCTAGTAATAGTATGAATGTTCCTCGTCATATATTGGTTTATAGTATGCTGGGACGCCTTTCCGCAGGCGTGCAGTGCACAAAAATGAGGAACATCATATTCA includes these proteins:
- a CDS encoding glycoside hydrolase family 88/105 protein, with product MAYFPPEHSSYRVYHGDVADTLQLIANRYIGSQPKHPWVFRASHRGAFKRNIDYRYEFDFVEKFPEIRDGQFVYAWAKLWSDQEAELPFSVSCFGPVRVYVNGELAFKSNIQEDVFPDQRSWFRQKLQAGWNHFVLQFEKTGTGCGGHFGTGSIKGLPLHFVTASAERDGQEGWLYTEPLDERLAELPGEGTTEADDPVRWLPQAAWEEAELRRGVFGRLFADEEGEVAYAWTKLVNQRPDGAAVEIAGEHRGALTVYLNGKEVYRSASDSGNYRITVPCGYGVHDLLVRSERPADDAKWDHELRMISSGTALQAPVLVHGFAADWLYTGAFRKGSEPAAADLCRLDTVFEAAKGGTYWRVDQPNTVLRPFVETTHYGRWNYPLGVTLYGLLRTGLKLGRQDYVDYVLDHIEQCTAYEQYALWDKEQYGGAGINHQLTAIDSLDDCGSFAATMLYAMEQRELKGARKVADRIAHYISHEQSRLEDGALYRVTGSTLFMKDTMWCDDLYMSTPFLARYYELTGDRAYVDDAAKQFLLYKKYLYMPELKIMSHVYDFKFDKQNKVPWGRGNGWVLFSLTELLRVLPEDHEDRDELLTFFRELSEGYLALQGENGLWHQVLTMPESYEEASCTSMFIYAFARGVRYGWLTNPEPYVEAVERGWEGLARYAIDGEGNIYGVCRGSGYAFSALYYKDDLPWNLNDTHGIGIVMLAGIETWLLREALRNRNSEHGERTDL
- a CDS encoding rhamnogalacturonan acetylesterase, which codes for MAATYRYDFGPEGEPAQEGYIKVTDNQAYDTKLGYGFLDPSQVTAKKREEQSGIEGDFCIPFDSVFVVDVPNGSYMVTVTIGDAVLPTVTTLKAGTGHIVFQNKRTVPGQFIRESFSAYVRNGQLRLAFSGKAPRINALEIVPAPHAVKIFIAGDSTAADQPEEGYPYAGWGQMLGMYFKHDVVIANHAYSGRSSRSFILEGRLEAIKEEMQKDDFLFIQFGHNDQKKDPERGTDPHTSYVEHLMQYIEAARNTGAHPVLLTSVQRRYFHEDGTLQDTHGEYLTAMRKLAEEQQVPLIDLAEKTKKLYEELGPERSKSLFMWGAKGEFENFPAGIQDNTHFQEYGAVKIAGLVAEGIRELNLWPLTMYLRS
- a CDS encoding ABC transporter ATP-binding protein — encoded protein: MKPNNPGQWRQFLRMLYEAMPPKWILIAALILSIAESAGGLIVPIFTRDLIDQFAASGIDYRVILWLTAAFILQAAAGGLSFYLMTYIGETFVRRIRTRLWDHVLKLKVSYFDKHESGELMSRVTQDTNTIKTLVAHHLVTSVSGIISIIGALVILFLIDWRMTLIMLSAVPISLLILMPLGGLVYRISLQTQDELASLSASLGRVLSDIRLVKSHNAQIIESRIGAQKIRNLFKFGMREAKIQSIVSPLMTTVILALLVVLIGYGGARVAAGDLSAGTLVAVIIYMFQIVMPFSLLAQFFTAFQKAMGATERIQELLATETEAIELVDAPAASTQPSVQPIDQPIDQPIDRPISQEPPSQRKEEGVDWKQPITFRSVSFAYDQEKVLHNLDFTIPPGRTIAFVGPSGAGKTTIFSLLERFYEVTDGDILLGGTSIYALPLHAWRRGIGYVSQESPIMAGTIRSNLIYGLEREVTDEEIAQAARLANAAAFIEEFPDGYDTEVGERGIKLSGGQRQRLAIARALLRDPKLLLLDEATSNLDSQSEALVQSALEHLMRGRTTLIIAHRLSTVIGADHILFLEKGVITGQGTHDQLMQEHELYRRFVQQQMQHEVLNTP
- a CDS encoding MerR family transcriptional regulator, with translation MNKAMSIGEFAKMTGVSQRTLRFYEEKGLLKPSFVSESGRRSYKMDDLVVLQEILAYKYLGFSLEEIRAMMLHKPRSLKQNLLLQKQAMLQKRASLDQVIKALDHALELLETEETLDPQVLSFIIQSIITEPKQLSYLSEIFPEHTLNHIKQLFSDQARELEWNKRAGLLFHQMKQAVKQHPPESEAVQLLVDELFTMTREIIGGDWDTLQEASGKLEELVNTPDLFGSPFTAEEEQLVMQACDYYMRKKGLIPDEA